In one window of Mesoplodon densirostris isolate mMesDen1 chromosome 4, mMesDen1 primary haplotype, whole genome shotgun sequence DNA:
- the RAB15 gene encoding ras-related protein Rab-15 isoform X2 has translation MAKQYDVLFRLLLIGDSGVGKTCLLCRFTDNEFHSSHISTIVPGLRRKSELARMCRGGGVGRDGTERTALPEGSDLSQVSLCLRPCCAHPRAKDVIPEDGSEALISAALCTCATCTTLQIHPQLRAPWSLLPPPPLLLPASQTACFYDMKVDIWPLLFYPDYHLFSQCLFL, from the exons ATGGCGAAGCAGTACGATGTGCTGTTCCGGTTGCTGCTGATCGGGGACTCCGGGGTAGGCAAGACCTGCCTGCTGTGTCGCTTCACCGACAACGAGTTCCACTCCTCGCACATCTCCACCATCG TGCCGGGGCTGAGAAGGAAGAGTGAGTTGGCGAGGATGTGCAGAGGCGGAGGAGTGGGGAGAGACGGGACCGAGAGGACGGCTCTGCCTGAAGGCTCCGACCTCAGCCAGGTGTCACTCTGCCTCCGGCCCTGCTGCGCACACCCCCGCGCCAAGGACGTGATCCCTGAGGATGGCTCAGAAGCCCTCATTTCAGCTGCTCTGTGCACCTGTGCCACCTGCACAACTCTGCAGATTCACCCACAGCTTCGAGCGCCCTGgtccctgcttcctcctcctcctctcctcctccctgcttCCCAGACAGCTTGTTTCTATGACATGAAAGTCGATATTTGGCCATTACTCTTCTACCCTGATTACCACCTCTTCTCACAGTGCCTTTTTCTGTAA